One genomic segment of bacterium includes these proteins:
- a CDS encoding acetyl-CoA carboxylase carboxyltransferase subunit beta, producing MAWFRKSKKPRSATSERPRSSVPEGLWVRCSGCREIIYSKELDRNQQICPKCGYHFRIGSRARIRLLLDEDDPRELFHGLLPADPLKFKDRKSYRDRVRDYTKTSGEEEAVIVVEGHLDGVPAIVAVMEYSFMGGSMGSVVGEKITRAAEEAARKKCGLIVVSASGGARMQEGVVSLMQMAKISASLARLRESSLPFLSVLTDPTTGGVTASFGMLGDLNIAEPGALIGFAGPRVIEQTIRENLPEDFQTSEFLLEHGFLDMVVKRPELKQTLATCLRHLGQRA from the coding sequence ATGGCCTGGTTCCGAAAATCTAAGAAGCCCCGCAGCGCGACCTCGGAGCGACCGCGTAGCTCGGTGCCCGAAGGGCTCTGGGTAAGGTGTTCCGGCTGCCGGGAGATCATCTACTCGAAAGAACTGGATCGCAACCAGCAGATCTGCCCGAAGTGCGGTTATCACTTCCGCATCGGCAGCCGAGCCAGGATCCGCCTGCTGCTCGACGAGGACGATCCTCGCGAGTTGTTTCATGGCCTGCTACCGGCCGATCCGCTCAAGTTCAAAGATCGTAAGAGCTATCGAGATCGGGTCAGGGACTACACCAAGACGAGCGGTGAGGAAGAGGCGGTGATCGTGGTCGAAGGGCATCTCGACGGTGTTCCGGCGATCGTCGCTGTAATGGAGTACTCATTCATGGGCGGCTCGATGGGATCGGTGGTGGGCGAGAAGATTACCCGCGCGGCCGAAGAAGCGGCGCGCAAGAAGTGCGGGCTGATCGTGGTCTCCGCTTCAGGTGGTGCTCGAATGCAGGAGGGCGTCGTGTCTCTCATGCAAATGGCCAAGATCTCGGCGTCGCTTGCCCGGCTGCGCGAGAGCAGCTTGCCGTTTCTGTCGGTCTTGACCGATCCCACGACCGGAGGGGTCACGGCTTCCTTCGGGATGTTGGGAGATCTGAATATCGCCGAACCGGGGGCTCTGATCGGCTTCGCCGGGCCGCGCGTGATCGAGCAGACAATCCGAGAGAATCTGCCCGAGGACTTTCAAACCAGCGAGTTTCTCCTCGAGCACGGATTCCTTGACATGGTCGTAAAGCGTCCCGAGCTCAAGCAGACTCTGGCTACCTGTTTGCGCCATCTGGGCCAAAGGGCGTGA
- a CDS encoding bifunctional folylpolyglutamate synthase/dihydrofolate synthase: MSASSDAEPLPVLDPDRILETLESWGARLELDRVKRLLEHFDSPQESYATVLIAGTNGKGSTAALLSSMVAAAGYRTGLFTSPHLEGVEERLRIDGSAVGRVELGGLLQRFLDRAKAAGLEPPTYFEALTVAACLWFARSDAELAVFEVGMGGRLDATNTCSPVLSLVSEIGLDHVKPLGDSLGEIAREKAGIFRPGGVAISAASEPEARRALRAHATEIGANLCELSEWVQRTTVEEGPTSQRVRVQTAIRDYELELRLPGAHQIRNLLLALAAAERLAGMGWHDLDRRAIELGVRNCLWPGRLERVELPDGKNVWLDVAHNPQGAESLARFLSAHLADYDLLFGILEDKDARQVLAAVAPGAARITLTRPPSDRALNPNDLAAWLSGPRIEVEPELESALDTALEGERPLLVCGSLYLVGWVRAALRKRFGVPAPAADLVAGPGAA; this comes from the coding sequence GTGAGCGCGTCCAGCGACGCCGAACCGCTGCCGGTGCTCGACCCGGACCGGATTCTCGAGACGCTCGAAAGCTGGGGGGCCCGTCTCGAGCTCGACCGGGTGAAGCGGTTGCTCGAGCATTTCGATTCCCCTCAGGAATCGTACGCCACGGTTCTCATAGCCGGGACCAACGGCAAGGGCTCGACCGCCGCGTTGCTGTCTTCGATGGTGGCGGCAGCGGGCTATCGGACCGGCCTTTTCACATCACCTCATCTCGAAGGAGTAGAGGAGCGTCTTCGAATCGATGGATCCGCGGTGGGCCGAGTCGAGTTGGGCGGACTACTTCAAAGGTTCCTTGATCGGGCCAAAGCCGCCGGTCTGGAGCCGCCGACGTACTTCGAGGCTCTCACCGTAGCCGCCTGCTTGTGGTTCGCGCGCTCAGACGCCGAGCTTGCGGTTTTCGAGGTCGGTATGGGAGGGCGTCTGGATGCGACCAATACCTGCTCGCCGGTACTCTCGTTGGTGTCCGAGATCGGTCTCGATCACGTCAAACCGCTGGGTGACTCTCTCGGAGAGATCGCCAGAGAAAAGGCGGGGATCTTCCGCCCGGGCGGGGTCGCGATCAGCGCCGCCAGCGAGCCCGAGGCCCGGCGCGCGCTTCGAGCTCACGCGACCGAAATCGGGGCGAACCTGTGCGAGCTCTCGGAATGGGTACAGCGAACCACGGTCGAAGAGGGGCCGACCTCACAGCGAGTGCGAGTCCAAACCGCGATCCGTGACTACGAGCTCGAGCTCCGGCTGCCCGGGGCACACCAGATTCGAAACCTGTTGCTGGCACTGGCCGCGGCCGAACGCCTGGCCGGGATGGGCTGGCACGATCTCGACCGCCGCGCAATCGAGCTCGGAGTCCGTAACTGCCTCTGGCCCGGGCGTCTCGAACGAGTCGAGCTGCCCGATGGAAAGAACGTCTGGCTGGACGTAGCCCACAATCCTCAGGGCGCCGAATCGCTGGCGCGCTTTCTGAGCGCTCATCTGGCGGATTACGACTTGCTCTTCGGAATCCTGGAGGACAAGGACGCTCGGCAAGTGCTCGCTGCGGTCGCGCCCGGGGCCGCGCGAATCACCCTCACGCGCCCACCCAGTGACCGGGCATTGAATCCGAACGACTTGGCTGCGTGGCTTTCCGGCCCGCGGATCGAAGTCGAGCCCGAACTGGAGTCGGCTCTGGACACGGCTCTCGAAGGAGAGCGACCCCTCTTGGTCTGTGGCTCCCTCTATCTGGTGGGTTGGGTCCGAGCGGCGCTTCGCAAAAGGTTCGGGGTACCGGCGCCTGCCGCGGATTTGGTTGCCGGACCCGGCGCGGCCTAG
- a CDS encoding serine hydroxymethyltransferase, with the protein MLDKRAIAEADPEVQRAISGELERQGQSLELIASENFASAAVLEAAGSVLTNKYAEGYPGRRYYGGCEWVDEAERLAIARAKELFGAERVNVQPHSGTQANAAVYFAMLEPGDTLMGMDLSSGGHLTHGHRLSYSGRDFRVVAYGVDPETEILDYENVARVAREHKPKLIICGASAYSRVIDFEKFREIADEVDALLMADIAHIAGLVAVGLHPSPVPHCHFVTTTTHKTLRGPRGGMIMSTKEHVKAINRAVFPGMQGGPLMHVIAAKAVALGEALRPGFRQYQEQIIRNAKTLSTALSSEGLRIVSGGTDNHVFLVDVTSVGITGKIAEEALERADITVNKNTIPYDENPPLVASGIRIGTPALTTRGMGEPEMKTVAKWIGRVLAAPEDEALAAELRSEVHDLCERFPLYT; encoded by the coding sequence ATGCTCGACAAGCGCGCTATCGCCGAGGCCGACCCCGAGGTCCAGCGAGCAATTTCCGGGGAACTCGAACGACAGGGCCAGAGCCTCGAGCTCATCGCTTCCGAGAATTTCGCCAGTGCGGCGGTTCTCGAAGCGGCCGGCTCGGTCCTCACCAACAAGTACGCCGAGGGCTACCCGGGACGCCGCTACTATGGCGGCTGCGAGTGGGTCGATGAGGCCGAGCGCCTGGCAATCGCCCGCGCCAAGGAGCTCTTCGGGGCCGAACGCGTCAACGTCCAGCCGCACAGCGGCACGCAGGCGAACGCCGCGGTCTACTTCGCGATGCTCGAGCCGGGCGACACGCTGATGGGCATGGACCTTTCCAGCGGCGGACATCTCACACACGGTCACCGACTCTCCTATTCTGGACGCGATTTCCGGGTTGTCGCCTACGGCGTCGATCCAGAAACCGAGATCCTCGACTACGAGAACGTCGCTCGCGTGGCGCGCGAGCACAAGCCCAAACTGATCATCTGCGGCGCCAGTGCCTACAGCCGCGTCATCGACTTCGAGAAGTTCCGCGAGATCGCGGATGAGGTCGACGCGCTCCTGATGGCGGATATCGCACACATCGCGGGCTTGGTCGCCGTCGGTCTGCACCCATCACCAGTGCCCCACTGTCACTTCGTGACCACGACCACCCACAAGACCCTGCGCGGACCTCGTGGCGGCATGATCATGAGCACCAAGGAACACGTCAAGGCAATCAACCGAGCCGTCTTTCCGGGCATGCAGGGAGGACCGCTGATGCACGTGATCGCGGCGAAGGCGGTCGCCCTCGGCGAAGCGCTGCGCCCCGGGTTTCGCCAGTATCAGGAACAGATCATTCGCAACGCGAAGACCCTTTCCACGGCTCTGAGCAGCGAAGGACTGCGCATCGTTTCCGGCGGCACCGATAATCACGTGTTTCTGGTCGACGTGACGTCGGTCGGTATCACCGGGAAGATCGCCGAGGAGGCCCTCGAGCGCGCCGACATCACCGTCAACAAGAACACCATCCCCTACGACGAGAATCCGCCCCTGGTCGCCTCCGGAATCCGGATCGGCACACCGGCCTTGACCACCCGGGGAATGGGCGAGCCGGAGATGAAGACCGTGGCCAAGTGGATCGGCCGCGTGCTTGCGGCCCCGGAAGATGAAGCGCTCGCGGCCGAGCTCCGGTCCGAGGTGCACGACCTCTGCGAGCGGTTTCCGCTCTACACCTAG
- a CDS encoding histone, whose translation MREKDRSLRRRRQRRLKRLKKRRAEIMATVKTTRRQASKRAKVEAPEPTAESQDTAEPPKDAAEKPAKKAATKKTATKKKTTAKKVATKKTAKKTTKKTTKAPAKKTAKKTAKKTTKKKTAKKTTKATKTD comes from the coding sequence ATGCGAGAGAAAGACAGATCGCTCAGACGGCGGCGTCAGCGGCGTCTGAAGCGACTCAAGAAGCGCCGCGCCGAAATCATGGCTACGGTCAAGACGACCCGAAGACAGGCGTCCAAGCGGGCCAAGGTCGAGGCTCCCGAGCCGACCGCGGAGAGCCAAGACACCGCCGAGCCTCCGAAAGACGCAGCCGAAAAGCCGGCAAAGAAAGCCGCGACCAAGAAGACCGCCACCAAGAAAAAGACCACGGCAAAGAAAGTCGCGACCAAGAAGACCGCAAAGAAGACCACCAAGAAGACCACCAAGGCACCTGCCAAGAAGACGGCTAAGAAAACAGCGAAGAAAACCACCAAGAAGAAGACCGCAAAGAAGACCACCAAGGCAACCAAAACCGACTGA
- a CDS encoding acyl-CoA carboxylase subunit beta — protein sequence MDKTSNTESNTTPREELQRRLELAQLGGGPERIERQHGSGKLTARERVELLLDPGSFVELDELVSHRCQDFGMAEKTVPGDGVVSGFGTVGDRTVYVFAQDFTVFGGSLSETNALKICKIMDLALENGAPVIGLNDSGGARIQEGVASLGGYADIFLRNTLASGVIPQISAIMGPCAGGAVYSPAITDFTLMVDRTSYMFVTGPDVIKTVTHEEVSKEELGGARTHSSKSGVSHFTVANDAACLLAIRDLLSYLPSNNLEDPPPGSSDDPTDREDESLDSLIPEDPNKPYDIKDLIAVVVDDGRFFEVHADYARNIVVGFARFGNQSVGVVANQPGYLAGVLDIDASLKGARFVRFCDAFNLPLVTFEDVPGFLPGTQQEFGGIIKHGAKLLYAFAEATVPKITVITRKAYGGAYCVMASKHLRTDVNLAYPGAEIAVMGPEGAVNILYRRELQAADDAGKLRTEKVSEYRSKFSNPFVAAERGFIDAVIEPRLTRTYVIRALRQLRGKRQGVPNKKHGNIPL from the coding sequence ATGGACAAGACGAGCAATACCGAATCGAACACCACTCCGCGCGAGGAGCTCCAACGCAGACTCGAGCTCGCCCAGCTGGGTGGAGGGCCGGAGCGCATCGAGCGACAGCACGGGTCGGGCAAGCTCACCGCGCGCGAGCGCGTCGAGCTGCTTCTGGATCCAGGCTCCTTCGTCGAGCTCGATGAGCTCGTCAGCCATCGCTGCCAGGACTTCGGCATGGCGGAGAAGACCGTTCCGGGCGACGGCGTCGTCTCTGGTTTCGGCACGGTCGGAGATCGTACCGTCTATGTTTTTGCCCAGGATTTCACCGTATTCGGCGGCTCGCTCTCTGAGACCAACGCGCTCAAGATCTGCAAGATCATGGATCTCGCCCTGGAAAACGGGGCTCCCGTCATCGGCCTCAACGATTCGGGCGGTGCGCGAATCCAAGAGGGCGTCGCCTCCCTGGGGGGTTACGCCGACATCTTTCTACGCAACACGCTGGCTTCCGGCGTGATCCCACAGATCAGCGCCATCATGGGACCGTGCGCGGGTGGTGCTGTTTACTCACCCGCGATCACCGACTTCACGCTCATGGTGGATCGCACCAGCTACATGTTCGTAACCGGCCCCGATGTGATCAAGACCGTCACCCACGAAGAGGTGAGCAAGGAAGAGCTCGGCGGGGCCAGAACTCACAGCTCGAAGAGCGGAGTCAGCCATTTCACCGTGGCCAATGACGCGGCTTGTCTCTTGGCCATCAGAGACCTGCTGTCTTATCTGCCAAGCAACAACCTGGAGGATCCACCGCCGGGGAGCAGCGACGACCCCACCGATCGGGAAGACGAGAGCCTCGATTCCCTGATTCCTGAGGATCCGAACAAGCCCTACGACATCAAGGACCTGATTGCCGTCGTCGTCGATGACGGCCGGTTCTTCGAGGTCCATGCCGACTACGCCAGGAACATCGTCGTCGGCTTTGCCCGGTTCGGCAACCAGAGCGTGGGGGTTGTGGCCAACCAGCCCGGATACCTGGCCGGCGTGCTCGACATCGACGCTTCGCTCAAGGGGGCTCGATTCGTGCGCTTCTGCGACGCCTTCAACCTGCCCTTGGTCACATTCGAGGATGTACCCGGTTTCCTACCCGGCACGCAACAGGAGTTCGGCGGTATCATCAAACACGGCGCCAAGCTCTTGTACGCCTTCGCCGAGGCCACCGTGCCCAAGATCACGGTGATCACTCGTAAGGCCTACGGCGGCGCCTACTGCGTCATGGCCAGCAAGCATCTGAGAACCGACGTGAATCTCGCCTACCCGGGTGCCGAGATCGCCGTTATGGGACCCGAAGGCGCGGTCAACATTCTCTACCGTCGCGAGCTGCAGGCTGCCGATGACGCCGGGAAGCTGCGCACCGAGAAGGTGAGCGAGTATAGAAGTAAGTTCTCCAACCCCTTTGTTGCGGCCGAGCGCGGCTTCATCGACGCCGTCATCGAGCCCAGGCTGACCCGGACCTACGTCATCCGCGCACTGCGGCAGTTGCGGGGCAAGCGGCAAGGGGTCCCCAACAAGAAGCACGGCAACATACCGCTCTAG
- a CDS encoding tetratricopeptide repeat protein, protein MKSLRALCAALPILIATSALQAETVPLNLPQAIAAQQRVIDANPGDATLYNDLGNLLYLDSRNKEAAEAYEAGILVDPALVSLRYNFALLLHQTERPRRAEKEYREVLKIDPRHAWAHYQMGVLLAQRGRRSAAIQSCARAMRLDARLTDPAFNPHILENTLASSAVLWAYSDLSSAALAPRVYENPGNVTSILLAAQEGMPRPERKLERKLQRKQRRRAKKAESEG, encoded by the coding sequence ATGAAGTCCCTCAGAGCCCTGTGCGCAGCCCTGCCGATTCTGATCGCCACCTCGGCGCTCCAGGCCGAAACGGTGCCGCTCAATCTCCCCCAGGCAATTGCCGCGCAGCAAAGGGTGATCGACGCCAACCCGGGCGACGCGACTCTCTACAACGATCTCGGCAACCTCTTGTATCTGGACAGCCGGAACAAGGAAGCGGCAGAGGCCTACGAAGCAGGTATCTTGGTGGACCCGGCATTGGTATCGCTCAGATACAACTTCGCGCTCCTCCTTCACCAGACGGAGCGGCCGCGCCGGGCCGAAAAGGAGTATCGGGAGGTTTTGAAGATCGATCCGAGGCATGCCTGGGCGCATTACCAGATGGGAGTCCTTCTCGCTCAAAGAGGCCGGCGATCGGCAGCCATCCAGAGCTGCGCCCGCGCCATGCGTCTCGATGCCAGGCTCACCGACCCGGCCTTCAATCCTCATATCCTCGAGAACACCCTCGCTTCGAGCGCGGTTCTTTGGGCCTACTCCGACCTGTCCTCCGCGGCCCTGGCACCGCGCGTCTACGAGAACCCGGGCAACGTCACGAGCATTCTCCTCGCTGCTCAGGAAGGCATGCCCAGACCCGAGCGCAAGCTAGAGCGCAAGCTCCAGAGGAAGCAACGGCGGCGCGCAAAGAAAGCGGAATCTGAGGGATAG
- the selA gene encoding L-seryl-tRNA(Sec) selenium transferase, protein MTVEARADLLRQLPAVDILLGDAELAGAHQLYGRRLVRVQAGVELERLRERVLAGEDIVMDREVAELPSTIRIALESRYGKPLERVLNATGILLHTNLGRAPLPRAIAGRLPDLLNAYCDLEFDLGAGRRVDRNHRAARLLEAATGAPAAVVVNNNAAAMVLVLAVLAVDREVIVSRGELVEIGGSFRIPELLEATGCRLVEVGTTNRTRLADYERAIGPQTAMLLKVFPSNYRQAGYVASVSPGDLVALGRSRAIPLLVDEGSGLLQAREHPQLRDHPSLEALLRQGCDLVCGSGDKLLGGPQAGLLLGSSELVERCRHHPLYRALRPDRTTLAALEGVLRRHLAGNPMPLDRLWPDETEHRGRLEALAPRLGAEIVPADAFLGGGSAPDQPVPGLALALPDTPELASALRLGSPPVVGYSRRGRFVLDLRTVEAEDDEVLATAVLAGLRKMGIDAASP, encoded by the coding sequence ATGACGGTTGAAGCTCGAGCCGACCTGCTTCGGCAGCTACCCGCGGTGGATATTCTGCTTGGCGATGCCGAATTAGCGGGCGCACATCAATTATACGGAAGGCGCCTGGTGCGCGTCCAAGCGGGGGTCGAGTTGGAGCGGCTTCGCGAGCGAGTCCTGGCCGGTGAGGACATCGTTATGGATCGAGAAGTGGCCGAGCTTCCGAGCACTATTCGGATTGCGCTCGAGAGCCGCTACGGAAAGCCCTTGGAGCGAGTTCTCAACGCCACCGGCATCTTGCTCCACACCAATCTGGGACGCGCGCCCTTGCCGCGAGCGATCGCTGGGCGACTTCCGGATCTGCTGAACGCGTATTGTGACCTGGAGTTCGATCTCGGCGCCGGCAGGCGGGTGGACCGCAATCATCGCGCCGCTCGTCTGCTCGAGGCCGCGACCGGCGCGCCGGCGGCCGTGGTGGTCAACAACAACGCCGCGGCGATGGTCCTGGTTCTAGCCGTGCTCGCAGTCGACCGAGAGGTCATAGTCTCCCGTGGAGAGCTTGTCGAGATCGGCGGGTCGTTCAGGATTCCCGAGCTACTGGAGGCCACGGGCTGCCGGTTGGTCGAAGTGGGTACGACCAATCGGACCCGCCTGGCCGACTACGAGCGAGCCATCGGGCCGCAGACGGCGATGTTGCTCAAGGTCTTCCCGAGCAACTACCGGCAGGCGGGCTACGTCGCGAGTGTTTCGCCGGGCGACCTCGTCGCTCTCGGTCGAAGCCGGGCGATTCCGCTTCTGGTCGACGAGGGCAGCGGGCTTTTGCAGGCGCGAGAACACCCACAACTCAGAGATCACCCGAGCTTGGAGGCGTTGCTTCGACAAGGCTGCGACCTGGTATGTGGCAGCGGAGACAAGCTCCTGGGCGGGCCCCAGGCCGGACTTCTTCTCGGGAGCTCGGAGCTCGTGGAGAGATGCCGGCATCACCCCTTGTATCGAGCGCTGCGACCCGACAGAACGACCCTTGCCGCTCTCGAGGGCGTCTTGCGGCGGCACCTTGCCGGAAACCCCATGCCGCTCGACCGCCTCTGGCCCGACGAAACCGAGCACCGCGGACGCCTCGAGGCGTTGGCGCCCAGGCTGGGCGCCGAGATCGTACCGGCCGACGCGTTTCTCGGCGGGGGGTCGGCTCCCGACCAGCCGGTTCCGGGCCTGGCCTTGGCGCTCCCGGATACCCCCGAACTGGCCTCCGCTTTGAGACTCGGCAGTCCGCCCGTTGTGGGCTACTCACGAAGGGGTCGGTTCGTCCTGGATCTGCGCACGGTCGAGGCGGAGGATGACGAGGTCCTGGCGACCGCCGTCTTGGCAGGGCTCCGAAAAATGGGAATCGATGCAGCAAGCCCCTAG
- a CDS encoding sigma-54-dependent Fis family transcriptional regulator has product MQQAPRILIVEDRDALRRLLETALAQHGYDITSAADGAEGVALAKTGDFDLVVTDLKLPSASGLEVLEASRERRPEAPVLVLTAHGTVQTAVDAMKMGASDYLEKPVEIDDLTALVGSHLGGESGPTLLEAPGVPPIVGRHPLMRAAAKLTLRVAPTESTVLLTGESGTGKELFARAIHAHSPRKSSPFVAVNCAALPAQLLENELFGHEKGAFTGAHRRQKGRFEAAQGGTLLLDEIGELETGIQGKVLRVLEERAFERVGGTRTVRADVRLVAATNRDLRAMVKHGEFRSDLFFRLEVFPIELPALRERSSDIPALAGHILEQVCTRLGRTRLIPTSRAEDLLQQQPWPGNVRQLANLLERAAILCEGNTLSVADLKGLLSPGDAEARQEVEDALLASGGDKKRAAELLGISYRSLQRKVQQYDLEGFPRYRGQS; this is encoded by the coding sequence ATGCAGCAAGCCCCTAGAATCTTGATTGTCGAGGATCGCGACGCGCTCCGGCGCCTGCTCGAAACGGCGTTGGCCCAGCACGGTTACGACATAACGAGCGCGGCGGATGGCGCCGAGGGTGTCGCGCTTGCCAAGACCGGAGACTTCGATCTTGTCGTCACGGATTTGAAGCTGCCCTCGGCGTCGGGACTCGAGGTCCTCGAGGCCAGCCGAGAGCGCCGACCGGAAGCGCCGGTGTTGGTGCTCACCGCTCACGGCACCGTTCAGACCGCGGTCGACGCGATGAAAATGGGCGCCAGTGATTACCTCGAGAAGCCCGTTGAGATAGACGATCTGACGGCGCTCGTGGGCAGCCACCTCGGTGGTGAATCCGGGCCGACGCTGCTCGAAGCTCCGGGAGTCCCTCCAATCGTGGGGCGCCATCCCTTGATGCGCGCGGCCGCGAAACTCACGCTGCGAGTAGCCCCGACCGAGAGTACGGTCCTGCTGACCGGCGAGAGCGGTACTGGCAAGGAACTGTTCGCGCGGGCGATTCATGCCCACTCGCCCCGCAAGTCGAGCCCCTTTGTAGCGGTCAACTGCGCCGCCTTGCCGGCCCAGTTGCTCGAGAACGAGCTCTTTGGTCACGAGAAGGGCGCCTTCACGGGAGCGCACAGGCGCCAGAAGGGCCGATTCGAGGCCGCCCAGGGTGGAACTCTGCTGCTGGACGAGATCGGCGAGCTGGAAACGGGGATCCAGGGCAAGGTACTGCGGGTACTCGAAGAGCGCGCCTTCGAGCGGGTCGGAGGTACGCGGACGGTTCGGGCGGATGTTCGGTTGGTTGCGGCCACCAATCGCGACCTGCGCGCCATGGTGAAACATGGCGAGTTCCGGTCGGATCTCTTTTTTCGGTTGGAAGTCTTCCCGATCGAGTTACCGGCTCTGAGAGAGCGATCCTCGGACATTCCGGCTCTGGCAGGCCACATCCTCGAACAAGTCTGTACTCGTTTGGGGAGAACCCGTCTGATACCGACTTCGAGGGCGGAGGACCTGCTCCAGCAACAGCCTTGGCCGGGCAATGTCCGCCAACTGGCGAATCTGCTCGAACGAGCGGCGATTTTGTGCGAAGGCAACACTCTGAGCGTAGCCGATCTGAAGGGGCTGCTGTCGCCCGGTGACGCCGAGGCACGGCAAGAGGTCGAAGACGCCTTGCTGGCCTCGGGTGGCGACAAGAAGCGCGCGGCCGAGCTTCTGGGGATCAGCTACCGCAGCTTGCAGCGCAAGGTCCAGCAGTACGACCTCGAGGGCTTTCCACGGTATCGCGGACAGTCGTAG
- a CDS encoding PAS domain-containing protein — protein MKRALRGPGIGLRREVLIVLPVVFLLLVVLSTYTLLSYRTGITLTVEARRLEAAHLVDRLAESIAARRITTASELREQLSHVESFVLVSSAGHAIVEGGSISTGMPFGDFDALEIERPLAVGPDKNRDYIAAIAPTVWSGEPHYLRIDLRAHELSRQLRNVRTLAWVVLPINAALSILVLLFLRHLLAPYDQLLATARRLQDPGDTTEDEVAFLISSFEKAVRALEAERSPEEELATLELALGPSLESGFLLLGRGGEVLALNPVGARLLGSPSPESGAPMAELLAGHTKLSELVASAIESNEPIQRREIDIERDGESVPLGVSVHPLRRNDGEVRGFLALFADLTETRRQAEEEKISFSLAQVGELAAGVAHEMRNSLSTFRGYLTLVERAPEEEAITDYLSELRRETDHLQRVLEDFLSFARPESSRPELLNLETVVRRAAADPALEGSSVEIQGREPLPVMGDAQLLERAIRNLLHNACQAQQAAGIEESVTVRTSRQDGLAIIEILDRGPGLPEAVRKRLFEPFVTGRAGGVGLGLSLARRIVDLHGGRLRLGDRPGGGSMARLSIALVDE, from the coding sequence ATGAAACGAGCCCTACGCGGTCCCGGAATCGGCCTGCGGCGCGAGGTCTTGATCGTTCTGCCGGTCGTGTTCCTGCTGCTGGTCGTGCTGTCGACCTACACCCTCCTCAGCTATCGGACCGGGATTACGCTCACCGTCGAGGCGCGCAGACTCGAAGCCGCTCACCTGGTGGACCGACTCGCGGAGTCCATCGCCGCCCGCCGCATCACCACGGCCAGTGAGCTTCGCGAGCAGCTGTCGCACGTAGAATCCTTCGTCCTGGTATCGAGCGCCGGCCATGCGATCGTTGAAGGCGGCTCGATCTCGACGGGAATGCCATTCGGCGACTTCGACGCCCTCGAAATCGAGCGGCCACTCGCTGTCGGACCCGATAAGAACAGAGACTACATCGCCGCAATCGCACCCACTGTCTGGAGCGGAGAGCCTCACTATCTTCGTATCGACCTGCGAGCCCACGAGCTCAGCCGGCAGCTGAGAAACGTGCGCACCCTGGCCTGGGTGGTCCTGCCCATCAACGCGGCGCTGTCGATCCTGGTGCTCCTCTTTCTCAGGCACCTGCTGGCACCCTACGACCAGCTACTGGCCACAGCCCGCCGGCTCCAGGACCCCGGGGACACAACAGAGGACGAAGTCGCCTTCCTGATTTCCTCGTTCGAGAAGGCGGTCCGCGCGCTCGAAGCGGAACGTTCTCCAGAAGAGGAGCTGGCGACACTGGAACTGGCTCTGGGGCCCTCACTCGAGAGCGGATTCCTGCTCTTGGGCCGCGGTGGTGAGGTCCTTGCCCTCAATCCCGTAGGCGCTCGACTGCTGGGTTCGCCGTCTCCCGAATCGGGGGCGCCCATGGCGGAGCTTCTCGCCGGCCATACTAAGCTGAGCGAGCTGGTCGCCAGCGCCATCGAAAGCAACGAACCCATCCAACGCCGGGAAATCGACATCGAGCGCGACGGTGAATCGGTACCGCTGGGCGTGAGCGTCCACCCTCTTCGGCGCAATGACGGCGAAGTGCGGGGTTTCCTGGCGCTGTTCGCGGATCTCACCGAGACCCGTCGCCAAGCCGAAGAGGAGAAGATCTCGTTCAGCCTTGCCCAGGTCGGCGAGCTCGCCGCGGGTGTCGCTCACGAGATGCGCAACAGCCTTTCCACATTTCGCGGATACCTGACCTTGGTGGAACGAGCACCCGAGGAGGAAGCGATCACCGACTACCTCTCCGAGCTACGCCGGGAGACCGATCATCTGCAGAGAGTCCTGGAAGATTTCCTGTCCTTTGCGCGTCCCGAAAGCAGCCGCCCCGAGCTCTTGAACCTGGAAACCGTCGTGCGCCGGGCGGCGGCCGATCCTGCGCTTGAAGGGAGCAGCGTCGAGATTCAGGGTCGCGAGCCACTACCGGTCATGGGCGACGCTCAGCTGCTTGAACGGGCGATCCGCAATCTCCTCCACAATGCCTGTCAGGCCCAGCAAGCCGCCGGGATCGAGGAGTCCGTGACGGTCCGGACATCGCGCCAGGACGGGTTGGCGATCATCGAGATCCTCGACCGCGGCCCCGGGCTTCCCGAAGCCGTGCGCAAGCGGCTCTTCGAGCCGTTCGTCACCGGGCGCGCGGGAGGAGTCGGCTTGGGGCTCTCGCTCGCCCGCCGAATCGTGGATCTTCACGGCGGCCGGCTTCGACTTGGTGACCGGCCCGGTGGCGGTTCGATGGCGCGACTCTCAATCGCTCTTGTCGACGAATAG